The following DNA comes from Lynx canadensis isolate LIC74 chromosome B1, mLynCan4.pri.v2, whole genome shotgun sequence.
CACCCAGTCTGCAAGGCAAGGCTCAGGGTCCTTTGGGGTTCACCACACTTCCACACTGGTGTTCCCTTGAGGACATaagcaagaaggaagggaggaaccTCTCAGAGCCCGAGATAGAGACCTAACCCTATTTGCCAAGCGGTGTGCAAATGTCTGACTTTTATCATGGAATATGGGTGGAGAGCAGAGAGTTACAGTTTCAGGACACCTGTTCCAATACTTACCTTGGCCAATGGCAGTGACACTAGTGTAATTAATGCAGCCCAAGGACTCAGGGATCTCTGCAGAACCATTAATTAATTTAGCCTTGCCTCCATGTATTTAGTCACCTAGGCCAGGTAGAAATCTGCTTTTGGATATTATTATTttaccaaattttaatttttcccagaCTCAGGCCCCCAAGGTTTTAGCGTtaaaaactttggaaagaaaataatttccggggcgcctgggtgcctcagttggttaagtgtctgactttggctcaggtcatgatctcacggttcctgagttcaagccccgcagcaggttctgtgctgacagctcagagcctggagcctgcttcaaattctgtgtctcctcctctctctgcccctcccctgcttgtgctctgtctctctctctcaaaaatatataaacattaaaaaaataaaggaaaataatttctaaacttTGATGCCAGTAAAGAGGAGTGAAACCCTAGCTCCTAACTGGCCACACTCAGGGGCCAGTGGGTCCTTGGCAAAATCCTAGCTCGGCTTTTGTATCCCCATCTCCCCGCAAGATTTCTTTTCTCCCCGCTAGAAATCTCCAGTTGTTGGAGATTTCTCTACCCTTTCCCTCTGCGTTTCCCAAGTTCCACAAAAGGGTTACTATTTCAAATGTGAACCTAGTTATTTCTCCTTTACACGATCTTTTGATTATCCTTTTCTGTACTGTGTTATAGATGGGTACTTAAATGGATCCTTATTACCTAATACTTACAGTAATAATCCTTTTGGGAGTCTTAAAGTGTTTTAcaaacattccatttttttcaagttgagaAAATCAAAGTCTAGAAGAGTCAGACTCTTGTTGGTATCCACACAGAGAGCTGGAAACccactgtaataataataataacagctaacatttacttaGTGTGAACTGTGCAAAAGACACTTTATATATACTTGTCTCAGTTAATGCTAGTAAGCACCCTATAAGGCAAGTACTGCAATTCTGTTGTCCttgtttcatagatgaggaaaacgTGATACTCAACGACAAACAAACTTGTGCACGTCTCCTCTCCAACGAGTGGCGTCGGTGGAATCTGAACCAGGCAGTCTCTTGCCAAAGTTTGTAATTCTTACCCCTCTTAGAGCCTGTCTTCAAAGTGACCCCACAATTTCTCCAAACAGAAATACGGCAAAGTGTTTTTGATGGCCCACCTCCATGGACTCACTGAGATTTTATGATTTTAACCTAAATTCACCTTCAGTTTTGAGActgtggctcccccccccccaaaggttGGGAGTCTGATGATAAAGGGAAAGTACCGTGACATAAGATGCTGGTTCTTACTGGCCAATATTTTCCTTTCGTGAGACCGGAGAAACAAGGCATGCTGAGGGCAATATCAATTAAGCATCCAGTATGCGTTCTAGAACACGCTGGGGTGGGATTTTTACATTCTTATCTGATAAAGATGATGGATTGGTGCTGATCCGTTTTCACTTTCctgttattattttatgatgAAAAAGACATGATCTTTGCAGTACAAAGATTACGGTAAAGGGTCTGGATATAGAACTGGTTCTATTCCAACCAGTTTCCCCAGTGAGACAGTAAGCCACAGATTCATTAATGATATCAGCTGTGCTTATAAGCTAAATCCCACTCTCTCAGTGAAGCATTTCCAGAATCACTTTAGTCATATACGACTGGTGAAATTATTTgaaacagaaagtaagaaagtgttCCATGGAGACAGAAACTCTCCAAATGTAATGAAAGGTGATGCTAAGACAATTAAAATACGGGATGGAGTTGCACCCCTCACAGGTAACAACATAAATGGTAACTAGCTGGTTTCATTACCttgacatgtattttttaaaggatattttggaAATATCTCAAAATCAGATTAAGGTTTAGGTAGTAAAAAGTAaaccaaaggagaaataaaagtcataGAGACAAGAATGCAGAATAATTTTTACCTAAAATGAAATCTGATCTTTGGAGTTCCTTTGGGCAATTTACTTGGAGTTAACAAACTTTGAGGTTTAGCCTAAGCTTCAAAAATTgggcacaaaataaaaaaaagaaatgtgactgAGGGTTTTACAGCAATCCATAATCTCATCAGCTCCGAAGTCCATCGGAACCAAACGCAGGAGGCAGTCAGCAGGTTAGGAACGAGGTGTGGTGGGAAGGGGCAGTGGGAACCCAcagtggcagcacagagccctttagGTCATCTATAATGATGGCAATGTATTACAGGGATATCTGTGTGCATGGGAGTTATGAACTAAATGTTTATGCCCAACCCCcaactcatatgttgaaatcctaccccTGGTATGATAgtatctggaggtggggcctttgggaagtgactAGGTCATGAGGTGGAGCCCTCGTGAacaggattagtgcccttataaaagagtcCCCAGAGAGCTCCTATGCCCCTTCTGCCACATGAGGGCACAGTGAGAAGATAGCCATGTGTCAACCAAGAAGTAGGAGGTCTcatcagacactgaatctgcagGTGATTTGATCCTGGAtatcccagcctccagaactgtgagaaataaattgtttaagccacccagcctgtggtatttttgtCCTACTAGCTTGAACTGATTAAGACAGTACGTGAAAGTGTTTTTCTTCATCCTCAATCCAAAGGTCAGGGTTTACGAGGCTAAGAAAATACGTGGATTTATTATCTGAAGTTTGATATTTAGTCATTAAACTATACACTGTTGGGTGCTAGGAATTTCTTTGTGAGCCCAAACAGACAAGGCCCCACCCATAGTTACCTGGAAATGCAGGGTAAACGATGAACAAAGAGCCACAAGCATAAATGTGAAGAAGAGATACAACTGAACTGTGACAGTGTAACTGGAAGACCAGAGCTAGACTGGGGGGCCCAAGAGAGACTTCCTGAACAGGTGATCTGAGCCGCTGAGACCCCAGGAATGAGTCAGAATTAACTGGTGAAGGGATGTGTTTTGGGTTCCCAGGAGAAGGTGTGTCAAGAGGGAGATGAGCACGTTCATGAAACGGACAGACGtcagcgtgggaggggcagagagcaaggagtaGGGAGTGGGATGAGGCAGGGATGGCAGGGCTCTGTGGCCTTATGGATTCCATCCTAAGGGCAGTGGGATGTCCCAGAGGGGCTGGGATGCAGGGAGGAGCGAGGGGTGTGTGACCTGATCAGATCTGTGTGTGATCCTCACTCTGGCTGCTCTTTGGTGAATGGGCAGGATGGGGAGATGGGTGCAGGGGAGCACAAAGAGGGGCCATGGTGGTGGGATTATGGGAGCTCGGACATGAGAGCAAGAATGAAGTGAAGCGGATGCATTTGGCAGCTACGAAGATTTCGAAATCAACAGTGTTCGGTACTGAGAGGACACAGGGAGCAAAGAAGAACAACCTGAAAAGATGGTGGCACctgtaagtaagtaagtaaataaataaataaataaataaataaatatattcttccatCTTTTTAAGGACCTAATTCTTTCTCAAATCTATACTCATCGTTATGAGTTAATCATGGAGTAAGGAGCTGTCGCGTAGAGCTAAAAGTCCCCTGCAGGTATGGATGTAGAGATGTCTAGATGTCCATGCCTGCCGAGTGCCCTTTATTTAAGGGTATTTATTAGCACAGTTTGTACTGAATAAAGACGGGGGTTCAGACAAGCAATTTAAAGTTTGAAGGcctgcggcacctgggtggctcagtcggttaagcgcctgactcttgatttaggctcaggtcatgatctcgtggttcgtgagctctagccccgtggcaggctctgtgctgacagcgtggagcttgcttgggattctttgtctccctctccctctctgcccttctcctgctcactctctctctctctaaataaatgaacattaaaaaaaaaaataaagttcaaaggCCTTCATCGATTTTCACAATGATATGTCCTCTTTGTAACGGGAAGTATAAGATAGCATAAAGAAGGCCAGTGGATGCTTGGATTTTATGGACAAAAGAGAATATCCCTTTGCATCAAGCAAAgtgtaattttaaagttttcatttgcATAAATTGAAGACATTTTGAATATAACTTGGAACGTGATGTCAGTTAATCTCTCAAGCATTTGCTGAACACCAAATCGTGCACGACACCGTTCAATTTAGTTTATGGGTCAAAACATATCATAGTCATGGTTTCCGCCCTTTTAGAGTTCTGATTTAGTAACACAAGAGGATCCAAATTTAACATATCGtgcatctctttctttcttaaaaacaaaacagaaacaaacaacagaaCTCATTTGCCCTGCAGAGCTGCTTTGGGATGGCCGCGACTACCACCTGCCTCTCCTTCCATCAGGCAGCCCCACCACCCCTTGGACTCGGCTGGCCGCACTCCGTCCACGGAGCTTATTTCCACAGTGGTGCTGGAGGCCATCAGTCCTCCCCTGACTTTTCACTTCTGTGATTTCAGGTAGGATGGGTCTAGTGGAATAAACTCTTGACTCAGGGCCAGTTAGGAGAACTGAATGGCAATCCTGGTCTGGGTGCTCAAGTGAAAACTTGAGTAAGTTGCTGAATCTCTTTGTTTGAACAGATACCATCGAGATCACATcaatggaatgttctgaacatCACACAAGGGGCTTACCTGTGTCAACTGCTAGCCTGACTCTTAGGACACGTATATTCTCAGTCAGCTTCATATGAATATGGATCTCATTCTTCTGCATCGGACAATTGTAATACACAGTTTCATGGCATGATAAGCCAAAAGGACCTGAAAGATTGTCTCTCTTATATTTAGTTTATAGCTAAGAACCCTTAAAGTCAAAGTAGTTAAGTGACATGGTTTATCAGTGGCAACAGCAAACTGGAAACCAGGTAGAAACTGGTCTTTGTGTTTCTAGCACTGAACTTCCTGCAACTTAACCATACATGTTCCTGACAActgaatattcttaaaatataattctcAGCATTTTCTTCTCCTGATCAAAAGCTCTTGATGACTCTTAATCGTCTGGCAAGTAAAGTAAGCCACCTTATCCTGCTACTCAGGGTCCTCTAACACTTGTTCTGAAATCTTGTTTCCTCCTTCTGCGAGTTTCCTCTCCATGCAGTCTGGGATCCACTAAACTAGGTTACTTGCCATGTTGTGTTCATGCTAcattgtaagctccatgagaacagtGATGTCTCGTTCATGGCCAAATCCCCAGCACCTAGTCAGATGCCTGACTCATAGTTAAAGCTCAATGAAAGTTTGTTGAAAATGGTGGACTTTCTTCATTACAATAAATGTAACAGCAACAGAAATAAGAATAACAAcagtaaaatggcaataataatgatgataaatcATAGTAAAATAATAATCAGACATTGACTGGACCATTGGTCAATAGTCACTAagctataaatttctttttttttaagtttattttatttattttgggggggctggggcacagaaagagggagagaatcccaagcaggttctgcatccTCAGCGCGGAGCTGGGATGGGGGTCgatcccacagaccgtgagatcgtgacccgagctgaaatcaagagtttgatgctgaactgaccgagtcacccaggcgcccctaagctgtAAATTTCTTAATTAAACCTTATAATAATCCAGTCATGTGGATACTGTTCTTATCCTATTGATGACATGACCAATGCTCAGGGAGATGAAACAACTTCTCTGGTGTTGGTTGACTGACTCTGTCATTCACatgttcaacaaatgttactgAGGGGctaccctgtgtcaggctctgttctagggATTGGGGATGCAGCCTACATATTCCTCTTTGTGAACAAGCTCTTTGCTTTCAGGGAGCTGACATTCTAATGGCAGAAAACACACACCCACTCActaaataaatgagatagaaaGTGGTAAGAGATCGTGAAGGGATGACGGTTTCATAAAGGGCTAAGGGTAAAGGCTCACTGAGGGGATGACAGTCGAGGTCTTGAGTGATGGAAAGGAGTGAGCTGTGAAAGACctagaggtttttaaaatatctcaggcaaagggaacagcaagtacaaaggacCTGAGGTAAGAGTGTCTCTGGTATGTTCCAGAAAACGGTAAGGCTGCCGGTGTGTCTGCAGGTGAAGGTGGAAGAAGAGAGCAGAAAGACCGCACAGATTAGATCACGTGAACACTGCAGGCGCCTCACAAACTTGGCTTTGGCTCTGATTCAGAAGGTAAGCAACAGGAGAGTCAGAGCCGGGGAGTGACAGGTTCTATCCTGGGTTCTAAAAGGATCTCTCTGGCAAGGATGTAGCTAGTGGGGATCAATTACAGGAATATTAAAATCGTGTCTGTGACCGAAGGCAGAGGAGCCTGGGTTCTGATGGGCTGCATGAGGAGTCTCTGTGGAAAGGAGTCCAGGATTAGCCCAAGGTTTCTGGAAGGTGAGGGAGGAGCAGGTCAGGGGCTGAGGATTTCAGGACCTTACCACATACACATTCAGTGCAAGACGCCTACGAGCCACGCACGTGGAAATATGAGTTAGCTGACAGCTGGATGTACACGTCTTTAGTTCACTGAAATGAAACAGGGATAGAACTTTCTGTCTCAAAGTTATCAGCATGTGGATGGCATGGTGAGTCCTGTGGTGGGATGAGATCATCTCAGGAATGAGTATGGAGAGGTcagcagagaggagggcaggacTGGCCCTGGGGTTGCTCTGGTGTGGGAGGGGGTGAGAGGCAGGGACTTTGGAGGAGTGGTCAGTGAGGCAGGTGAAGGAATGAGAGATTTGTCCTCGACGTCAGATGGAGACTGCGCTTTAAAGACCAGGGCAGTGACCATCCCTGTCAAATGCTGTGGAAAGGTCAGGTCAAACCAGGCCTCAACCCCTAGACTCGGCAGACTCGGAGGGCATTGGAAAACTCACCAGGAGCAATTCTGGGGCTTGCAGCTGCTGGGTAGATCCTGAACTACTTTGCCACTGCTTCCCTACTTTGCACGAAGGTGCTTGGATCTCCCTTGCCCTGTCTCTCTTTAGGTCCAAATTCCCTTCCTCTCCTAGGACCCCGCTCCTGTGCCCCCTCCGTCACAGAACCTTCCCTGATCCCCTAGTCAAATTGCACTGCCGTGGCATTTACCTTGTTTTAGCATTATTCATTGGTGACTGTATctaggtatttgttgaatggatgagtcCCTGGGCCAATAAAAATATGCCATGTGAACTTCATGCAGAATAAGACAAAATGCTAAACAAAAGTGTGGTATTATTACTGCCACAATTAGGGCAGCTCACGCATCTGAACACGAACACCCCCAAACGGTAACCTGCCAGCAGGGTCTCTGGGTGCTGCTGGGCctgcggggctgggggaggagggagcgcAGAGACACCGGCTGTTGAAAGAAGACTTGATTGTGGTTTTAAGGATCTGGGCTCtgggcccagctctgccactgggtggtgtgaccttgggtgaggccCTCCAAACTTCTGGGACATAATTTCTTCACCTTTGAAACGAACGAACAGATTGTACCCCATCTGCTCAAAGATCCTTCCACACACTTCAGTTGATACTCAGGTTAGAAAGTAATGTGGTCACTCTAATGGTATTAAGAGTTACTTGCGCCCTTTCTCTCTACTCAAACTGCAAAGATTCAAAGACAGGTCTCCCACGTCTCTGCCTCAAGCACAGTATACTGGTGGATGCAGAGGAAATGTTTTTTGATTTAATAGATCACAAGAATAAATCCTTTCTGGTCTATGAAACGTACACTGGCCCGATCTCTCTTCACCCTGCCACCCATCTCTCTTCTCAAATcggtccctccttccttccttaattcACCTCGGAGTTGCTACTGGGTGTAATATTCCCTAGAGCTATAAAGGTTCATGACCCAGCTCTGTCACTAATTTTGCACGTCTTGACTCTGTTGGCTTAGAGTTGAGGACATCGAGACACAGGTTCTACAACACAGGCCAGAGCACTGGAACTGGATGGTCTCAGATAATCCAGCCCACGGAACTAGGGTACTTGTAGAAAGTGGTAGGTTGTGTCTGATTCGGGAGATTTATGCATGGCAGGCTCAGAATCTGTGCTCAGGAATCTTAATCCACCATGTCTGAGTATCCCGGAGGGGACAGAACGTGGAGAGAGGGCCATCAGCCAGAAAGCCGAAGACATGGCGTCACGGGGGTGGTGTCGTGGCCTAAactaggaaagagagaagagacgaAGGCCACTTCGAGCCAGTACTTTGCTGGCACCTTTGACAGGGACAGTCCTTCAGATACTGAGTCAACACCCACCCTGTTCCAGGAACTGGGTCCGTGTTACAGAGGTCACCTGCAGGCTGGGAGCACAGCATCCTACAACACCACACCGAAAGGCACTGTGATGAGTGCTGGCCGGAGGTGTGAACAGGGTGCCAATGGGGATGGGGGCTGCACAGACGAATCAGCATTTCAACTGGGTGTGCCACTCTCTACTGTACCCTTCCCCACTTTGCTCTCTGATGGGCCCTCCGGGAGGCTGACCTGTATGGACGACATCCATGGGCTTCCCCGTTCTTGGCTTCTGGCTGTATATCTAAGGGAAGGGAGACGGggagggcagaaggtttatttatttcactcTCAGGGTTAGCTGTGTCTCTCTCAACCAAGAGTCGGTGCTTCTGTCAAGGTGGTCTGTTCTACAAGACTCTCCTTCTGGGTTCTGGTGACTGTTCCCTCCTCCAAGGCCTGACTCACGACAGCTCTGCTATTATGCTCCCCTGTGGTTACCCTGGACCTTCGTAATTAATTCCTTTACCCCCGTTTGACTGCCTCGCTGTCTCTTTTGGGACTCTCGCGGATATATTAGGCCTTCAGCATCAGAACGCGTAATTCTTCGGGACGTCATCCCCTAGTAAACTCATCTTCCGTGAGGAATCATGTCTTGTTAATCTtagccctctctccccacctccactgctTACTGGAGTTTCTGTTCGTAGAGGTTTTCATCGTTAAACGGGAGTTCAAGTCTCCTCGGTCACAGCCATTCCTTTGACTCCAACTGGTCATGTGTGGCTCTATTCTGAATACTCCTAGGGCAGCCCACAGCTCTGGCAGGACTGTCCCAGCGAAGGGGCCACAGAGCCATTTCCCCCTTCACCTTCTGGCTGCTCTCACCTTATTGTTTCTTGCTCAGGAGGCCAAACGCTCCCACTAAAGCCTATTCCTGCTCAATACCCTCAAGTTTACCATCTTTACGTCAATGTCACACACATAGGACCTTCGAAGAGACCCTAAATCTCCCTCCGCTGTAATTTCCAAGATTggaaaatcaagataaaaataatactgaCTTCACAGGGCTGCTGGGAGAGTAAAAACAAATCCAATGCCCTGTAAAATTTATTGTCTTTCCCATGAACTCTAGCAGTGACTATAAAGAATCAGCCAAGTTCTCTACAcacacacccccgccccctccctacTTTGCTTTACTGGTTTCCATGAAGTAAGCACTTCGTTAATacactgagaaaaataataactgacaCGTCCTGAGCACTTACTAAGTAAGCACTCCACAGGCATCGCATAGAATCTCCCCAAGGATCATGTACGATAGAACCCCttgtgtccccattttacagatgaggaaaaataaGGGCACAAAAAGATGAAGTCACTTGCGCAAGGTCAGGAGCCGAAACTAAAACCTAGGAAGCGTGCCCAAAAGCCACACTGGTACCCCCTTTGCTTATACTGTCTCATCTGCTGCCATTGTCTGTGACATCTGTGAAGACAAACTGTAAAGGCTGGCTGTAATAATGAGATATCCTGTAGAAATTATCACGTGACTAAAGGCAAAGTTTGCACTTCTGTGGACGTTCTTGTGAATTCAGCTCAGGCACTGCACCCCCAAATTCAAATGTAACCTACTGTGCTGGGTTAGCGGAACCGCATTCTTAACATCTCCGTGGTCTAGTGACTGAGACTCACCTGAACTTAGAGCATGCTCCACTTCCTGCATGATCACCCCGGGGGAGGCAGTGGTCTCGACGTCGATCAGCATACAGGTCACTTTGGCCGGCACCGTCGCTTGGGGCGTCGTCTCCGTGGGCACGGGCTCTGCTGTGGCATGCGAAGTGGGTGTGTGTTCAGAGCTGTGCTCTTCTGCTGGGGACTCTGGTGTGGCTGGGGCTCCTGTGGGCTTGAGGCTGGTCTCAGCAGAGCTGTGATTGGTGCTGGCAGAGGAGGCAGACGAAACCTCGGGGGGTGAGGTTGACAGGGGTGGAGGTGATGAGGCTGCAgcctgaggggaggggagtgcgGGAGACTCCGTGGGGGACTCAGCAGGGGACTGAGCTGGGGTCTCAGAGGGGGACTGCGACCCTGTGGGTGGCACGCTTGCCTTGGGAGTGCCTGAGCTGTGTTCTGAGGGCGTGGGTGTCAAGTGCAGCCCCCCGCTTGTTGGGGAGGGGTCTGTGTTCTTGCGTTCCCAGTGAGAGGCCGGGAGGCTGGTGTTCTCCTCTCTGGGCTCTACGGAAACGTTCTTGGGGAGTGTAGGTGTTGGAGCCGAGGTCGTAACTGGGAAGACGGATGTGCCAGTGGTCGGGGAGGCAGGGGGGCTTTGCGGAGAGCTTGTCCAGATGTCCGTCAACGAGATGTTTGTcggaagagaaagaggcaagggGCCTGATGTAGGCAGGCTCTGGACCCTCAGCCCTGTGGAAAAGCCAGTACAAACGTGGTGAATGCGTGAAAACCCGGGAGGCAAGGCTGCTTTATAGCACGTTCACAGATCTTTCTCAT
Coding sequences within:
- the PARM1 gene encoding prostate androgen-regulated mucin-like protein 1 isoform X1, with product MVCTTLFALCIFTAGLRVQSLPTSGPLPLSLPTNISLTDIWTSSPQSPPASPTTGTSVFPVTTSAPTPTLPKNVSVEPREENTSLPASHWERKNTDPSPTSGGLHLTPTPSEHSSGTPKASVPPTGSQSPSETPAQSPAESPTESPALPSPQAAASSPPPLSTSPPEVSSASSASTNHSSAETSLKPTGAPATPESPAEEHSSEHTPTSHATAEPVPTETTPQATVPAKVTCMLIDVETTASPGVIMQEVEHALSSGSIAAITVTVIAVVLLVFGVAAYLKIRHSSYGRLLDDHDYGSWGNYNNPLYDDS
- the PARM1 gene encoding prostate androgen-regulated mucin-like protein 1 isoform X2, with protein sequence MVCTTLFALCIFTAGLRVQSLPTSGPLPLSLPTNISLTDIWTSSPQSPPASPTTGTSVFPVTTSAPTPTLPKNVSVEPREENTSLPASHWERKNTDPSPTSGGLHLTPTPSEHSSGTPKASVPPTGSQSPSETPAQSPAESPTESPALPSPQAAASSPPPLSTSPPEVSSASSASTNHSSAETSLKPTGAPATPESPAEEHSSEHTPTSHATAEPVPTETTPQATVPAKVTCMLIDVETTASPGVIMQEVEHALSSDIQPEAKNGEAHGCRPYRQHRRHYGDCHCRRIVGVRSCSVSEDQAFLLRKASG